DNA sequence from the Candidatus Methylomirabilota bacterium genome:
CAGATACGGCGCGAAGTCCGGCGTGTTGAGTGGCGCGTAGATCTCCTTCACGATCTCCCCGCCGGCCGCCTTGAAGCCCGCCATGAAGGCCTCCACGGCGTGTCGTCCCGCCACGAAGTCGGTGGCCATCACGATGACCTTGCGATACTTCGTGTGCTTGATCATCCACGCGCCCATCGGATAGTTCGACTGGTCGGTGGTCTCGGCGAGGCGGAAGATGCTGGGGGAGGCCTGCTGGGGCGAGGTGAGCACACGGGTGAATGCCACCGGCACCACCAGCGGCGTGGCCTGCTCGTGGACGTAGTTGCGAACCGCGAGGGCGACCACGCTCGACACCGGCCCGACCAGGAAGTCGGCGCGGTCCCGCTCCACCAGCTTCTTGACCTTGGTGATCCCCACGTCGGGCTTGGCCTCGTCGTCCTCCTTGAGGAGCTGGATCTCGCGCCCGCCCGCGCGGCCGCCGATCTTCTTGAGGTAGAGCTCCATCCCGTTGGTGACGTCCGTGCCCTGCACCGAGAGGACGCCGGTGTACGGCAGGAAGAGGCCCACCTTCACGGGTGGCGCCTGGGCGAGCGCGGCGGCGGGGGCCGTCGCGGCCGAGACGCACAGGAGGAGGCAGAGCAGTCGGACCATGGTCGATCTCCTCTCCGCGGAATGGGAGGTCCGGCTCACGCCGGGAGCGTATCACACGCGCGCAGGCTAGCCTTGACGTCGGAGCTTCGGGTCCCAGGCGTCACGCAGGGTGTCCCCGAAGAGGTTGAACGCGAGCACAGCGAGGCTGATGGCCAGCCCCGGAAAGATGGCCAGCCACGGCGCCTGCTCCATGAACGCCCTCCCGGTGCTGCTGAGCATGAGTCCCCAGGATGGGATGGGCGGCTGCGTTCCGAGGCCCAGGAAGGACAGCGTGGCCTCGATGAGGATGGCATTGCCGAGCCAGATGGAGGCAATGATGAGAATGGGCGCGGTGACGTTGGGCAAGATGTGGCGGGTCAGGATGGCGAGGTGCTGGCAGCCGAGGGCCTGCGCCGCCTCGACGTAGCGGTTCTGCTTGGCGGAGAGCACCGCCCCCCGCACGATGCGCGAGTTGCCGGGGATGATCACGATGGCGATCGCGATCATTGCGTTGGTCGTGTTCGGGGTCAGCACGGACACGATGGCCAGCGCCAGGACGAGGCCGGGAATCGCCTGCACCGCGTCCATCACCCGTTGGAGGACGAGGTCCACCCGTCCCTCCCAGTAGCCCGACATGAGCCCGATGATCATGCCGGCCACCGTCCCGATGCCCACCGCGAGCAGCCCGACCCACAGCGAGATGCGGCTGCCGTGGATGATGCGGCTCAGCACGTCGCGGCCGATATCGTCGGTGCCGAAGAGGTGCGCGCGGCTGGGCGGCGCGAGGCGGATCTCCGGATGCGTCTCCAGGGGATCGTAGGGCGCGAGCACGTTGGCGAAGAGCGCGGTGAGGACGAGGAACACGATGAGGGCGGCGGAGGCGGCCCCCAGCGGCTTGCGCCGCAGGACCGTCCAGAGCGCCCGCGTGCGTCCGATCGAGGCCGGCGCTTCGAGGAGCGCGAGCGCCGGCGTGGCCATGGCGGCGGCCGAGGCGGCGGAGCGCTCACCGTTCACGGGCGGGCCTCGGGCTCACTGGTAGCGGATGCGGGGATCCAGCCACGCGTAGGTCAGGTCCACCACGAGATTGAGGGCGACCAGCGCGCCCGCCACCAGCATCACGTTGGTCTGCACCACCGGGTAATCGCGGTAGAGGATGGCTTCCACGGTGAGGCGGCCCATGCCGGGCAGCGCGAAGATGGTCTCGATCACCACTGCGCCCGCGAGCAGCACGCCGAGCTGCCCGCCGATCACCGTCACCACCGGGATCAGCGCGTTCTTGAGCGCGTGCTTGTATACCACGATGCGGCCGGCCAGTCCCTTGGCCCACGCGGTGCGCACGTAGTCCTCGCGGAGCACCTCCAGCACGGTGGAGCGTGTCATCCGCATGGTCGCGGCGGAGAGGCGGTAGCCCAGCACCGCCGCGGGAAGCAGGAATTGCTGGAGGTTCCGCCACGGCGAGTCCCAGAGGCTCGCATACCCGATGGGCGGGATCCAGTGGAACCAGATCGCCGCGAACGTGATGACGAGGGTGCCAAGCCAGAAATCCGGGAACGACAGGCCTGTCACCGCGACCATCCGGCCGGCATAGTCCGAGATGGAGTCCTGGCGGGTGGCC
Encoded proteins:
- a CDS encoding penicillin-binding protein activator, which codes for MVRLLCLLLCVSAATAPAAALAQAPPVKVGLFLPYTGVLSVQGTDVTNGMELYLKKIGGRAGGREIQLLKEDDEAKPDVGITKVKKLVERDRADFLVGPVSSVVALAVRNYVHEQATPLVVPVAFTRVLTSPQQASPSIFRLAETTDQSNYPMGAWMIKHTKYRKVIVMATDFVAGRHAVEAFMAGFKAAGGEIVKEIYAPLNTPDFAPYLAQAGSLQADAVYAWFAGADAIRFVKQYKEYGLAARMPLTGHGVLTDDTVLPAIGDAALGILTMHGYSAAVDNPENRAFVRDYEAAYKVWPSRYSEGGWDTAMLIAEALESLKGDLSNRDRVREALRTALPKLKLPRGSVQFDAYRQVIAPILVTRTEKQGSRIVNAVVDRIPSVSQESTWGWWNK
- a CDS encoding ABC transporter permease, coding for MNGERSAASAAAMATPALALLEAPASIGRTRALWTVLRRKPLGAASAALIVFLVLTALFANVLAPYDPLETHPEIRLAPPSRAHLFGTDDIGRDVLSRIIHGSRISLWVGLLAVGIGTVAGMIIGLMSGYWEGRVDLVLQRVMDAVQAIPGLVLALAIVSVLTPNTTNAMIAIAIVIIPGNSRIVRGAVLSAKQNRYVEAAQALGCQHLAILTRHILPNVTAPILIIASIWLGNAILIEATLSFLGLGTQPPIPSWGLMLSSTGRAFMEQAPWLAIFPGLAISLAVLAFNLFGDTLRDAWDPKLRRQG
- a CDS encoding ABC transporter permease, encoding MYKYVLRRLLLAVPVLLLSSLIVFGLMRVMPGDALTVLMGESGNIGEKELAKVRKDLRLDLPYYQQYGLWLWQMVSLRPGDSLLTGEPIAVSLGKAIPVTLELTALAMILGVVIAVPLGVISATRQDSISDYAGRMVAVTGLSFPDFWLGTLVITFAAIWFHWIPPIGYASLWDSPWRNLQQFLLPAAVLGYRLSAATMRMTRSTVLEVLREDYVRTAWAKGLAGRIVVYKHALKNALIPVVTVIGGQLGVLLAGAVVIETIFALPGMGRLTVEAILYRDYPVVQTNVMLVAGALVALNLVVDLTYAWLDPRIRYQ